From the genome of Phreatobacter cathodiphilus, one region includes:
- the rsfS gene encoding ribosome silencing factor, translating into MSTTTLPGPDASASPTGTPTASPAPADVLQLVLDTLEENKAEEIQAIDLKGKTSIADAMVVASGRSHRHVGALADYLMKALKEKGVGQIRVEGLPACDWVLVDAGDVIIHVFRPEVRSFYNLEKMWSAARPGDRLAG; encoded by the coding sequence CTGTCCACCACAACCCTGCCGGGGCCGGACGCCAGCGCGTCGCCCACCGGGACTCCGACGGCTAGCCCCGCTCCCGCGGACGTCCTCCAGCTCGTCCTCGACACCTTGGAAGAGAACAAGGCCGAGGAAATCCAGGCCATCGACCTCAAGGGCAAGACCTCCATCGCCGATGCGATGGTGGTGGCCTCCGGGCGTTCGCATCGCCATGTCGGTGCGCTGGCCGACTATCTGATGAAGGCGCTGAAGGAGAAGGGCGTCGGCCAGATCCGCGTCGAAGGCCTGCCGGCCTGCGACTGGGTGCTGGTGGACGCCGGCGACGTCATCATCCACGTGTTCCGGCCCGAGGTCCGCAGCTTCTACAATCTCGAGAAGATGTGGTCCGCGGCCCGTCCGGGCGACCGGCTGGCGGGCTGA
- the rlmH gene encoding 23S rRNA (pseudouridine(1915)-N(3))-methyltransferase RlmH, with the protein MRLILVAVGRAKAGPESDLAARYQERAAKAGKGLGFRSIDTVTLDESRLPEAAARKSEEAAAIRRARAGRLVLLDERGRSMGSPDFAALLGRWKDASEEAATLVVGGPDGLDPALRAEADLVLSFGALTWPHQLVRIMALEQIYRAVTILAGHPYHRA; encoded by the coding sequence ATGCGGCTGATCCTCGTCGCCGTGGGGCGCGCCAAGGCGGGCCCCGAAAGCGACCTCGCCGCCCGCTACCAGGAGCGGGCCGCCAAGGCCGGCAAGGGCCTCGGCTTCCGGTCCATCGACACCGTCACCCTCGACGAGAGCCGGCTGCCGGAGGCCGCCGCGCGCAAGAGCGAGGAGGCCGCCGCCATCCGCCGCGCCCGCGCCGGCCGCCTCGTGCTGCTGGACGAGCGGGGACGCAGCATGGGCAGTCCCGATTTCGCGGCGCTGCTCGGGCGCTGGAAGGACGCCTCGGAAGAGGCCGCGACGCTGGTGGTCGGCGGGCCGGACGGCCTCGATCCGGCGCTTAGGGCCGAGGCCGACCTCGTCCTGTCCTTCGGCGCCCTCACCTGGCCGCACCAGCTCGTGAGGATCATGGCGCTGGAGCAGATCTACCGCGCCGTCACCATCCTCGCCGGACATCCCTATCACCGGGCGTGA